From the Tribolium castaneum strain GA2 chromosome 2, icTriCast1.1, whole genome shotgun sequence genome, one window contains:
- the Mlpt gene encoding mille-pattes peptide 3 (peptide 3 is encoded by transcript variant 1) translates to MKLNGGKSLDPTGLY, encoded by the coding sequence ATGAAGCTGAACGGCGGCAAGAGTCTGGACCCAACCGGACTTTACTGA
- the Mlpt gene encoding mille-pattes peptide 2 (peptide 2 is encoded by transcript variant 1), protein MDGGKLDPTGQY, encoded by the coding sequence ATGGACGGCGGCAAATTGGACCCCACCGGACAGTACTAG
- the Mlpt gene encoding mille-pattes peptide 1 (peptide 1 is encoded by transcript variant 1) — protein sequence MSGLDPTGLY from the coding sequence ATGTCAGGTCTCGATCCGACCGGTCTTTACTAA